The Chryseolinea soli nucleotide sequence GGACTGTCCCTATGATCGCCACATCATTTAATCGTGACGTTCATATAAAACCACATTCAGCTCATTGGAAAAGAAGTACCTTTAATGTAAGCTCAATAAATATCTATGCCCGAATTTCAAATCAAGAAAACTCAGAAGGCCTACGACGTGTGTATCGTAGGTTCCGGTGCCGGCGGCGGAATGGCTGCTTATGTGTTGGCGAATGCCGGAATTAAAGTGGTGTTGCTGGAAGCTGGCCCCCTCTATGACCCTGCAAAAAATGTTACCCAACTCAAATGGCCCTGGGAGTCGCCCCGCCGCGGTGCGAGCACCCCCCTGCGCAATTTCGGTGACTTCGATGCGGCCTATGGCGGATGGGAACTGGAAGGCGAGCCCTACACCCACAAGAATGGCACCGAGTTCGACTGGTTCCGTTCGCGCATGGTGGGCGGCCGCACCAACCACTGGGGCAGAATTTCATTGCGCTTTGGCCCCAAAGATTTCAAACACCGCAGCCATGATGGTCTCGGCGACGACTGGCCGATCGGCTACGAAGATGTGGCCCCCTTTTACGACAAAGTAGATAAACTGGTGGGCGTGTTCGGCTCGGTAGAAAACCTGCCCAACGAACCCGACGGCATCTTCCTGCCCCCGCCCAAACCGCGTCTCCACGAGCTCTTCATCAAAGAAGGCGCGAAGAAAATGAATATCCCCGTGATCCCTTCACGGCTCTCCATCCTCACCAAGGCCATCAACAAAGAAAGAGGACAGTGTTTCTACTGCAGCCAGTGTAACCGCGGCTGTACGGTGCACGCCGACTTTTCCTCCTCTTCGGTATTGGTGAAACCGGCCATTGCCACAGGCAATGTCGATATCATCCCCAACGCCATGGTGCGCGAAGTGCTCACCAACGACGAGGGTAAAGCAACCGGTGTTTCGTTTGTGAACAAAGACGACAAACAAGAATATTCCGTGACGGCAAAGGTCGTGATCCTGGCGGCCAGCGCTTGCGAATCGGCACGTTTGATGTTGAATTCCAAGTCGTCGCGTCACCCCAACGGCCTCTCCAATTCCAGCGACGTCGTGGGTCGTTACCTGCACGACTCTACCGGAGCCGACATGGGCGGTATCATCCCTAAACTGATCGGCCGGAAGCGCTACAACGAAGACGGGGTTGGCGGTATGCACGTATACACCCCGTGGTGGCTCGACAACAAGAAACTGGACTTCGCCCGCGGCTATCACATCGAATACTACGGCGGCATGGGCATGCCGGGCTATGGCTTTGGATTTGGTATCCAAGGCACGAACGGCAAATACCCCGGCCGTGACGGCAAGGTGAAAGATGCTGGTGGCTATGGCGCTTCGCTGAAAGATGACTACCGCTACTTCTACGGCGCCGCCTTCGGCATGTCGGGACGCGGCGAGGCCATTGCCTTGCGCGACAACTATTGCGAGATCGATCCGAACACCGTCGATAAATACGGTATCCCCGTGTTGCGCTTCCATTACAAGTGGAGCGACCACGAGATCAAACAGGCCAAGCACATGAAGGAAACCTTTGCGGAGATCATCCACAATTCCGGTGGCGTGGTGACCTGGGGGAACGATGGCACCAAGGAAAATCAATATGGCCTCGAAGCACCCGGTCGCATCATCCACGAAGTGGGCACCACCCGCATGGGCAACGACCCGAAAAATTCGGCCCTGAACAAATACAACCAGGCGCACGAATGCAAGAACCTGTTTGTGGTGGACGGCGGACCGTTTGTGTCGCAAGCCGACAAGAACCCGACCTGGACCATTCTGGCCCTCTCCATGCGTGCATCGGAATACATTATCGACGAACTGAAAAAACAAAATCTATAATCTACCATTATGGACAGAAGAAAATATTTAAAAACACTTGCCGTAGGATCCGTTGGCGCCGGCGTGTTGCTCGAAGCTTGTAACACAGACAAGAAGCCCGAAACTACCGCAACAGCTCCCGCAGCAACGGAGTTGAAATACGATCGCAATGCAGCCGAAGTGGAACGCGAGGCCAAACTTAAGGCCGAGACCTTCTTCGACGCGCATGAAATGAAAACCATCACCGTGCTGGCAGACATCATCATCCCCAAGGATGCCACCTCGGGCAGCGCCAGCGAGGCAGGTGTGCCGGACTTTATCGCCTTTATTGTAAAAGATATGCCGCGCTATCAAACGCCGTTGCGCGGCGGTCTGAAATGGCTGGACCTACAGTGCATGAACCGCTTCAATGCCGACTTCGCCTCTTGCACACCGCAGCAGCAGATCGAATTGGTGGACCTCATCGCCTATCCCGAAAAAGCAAAACCCGAACACCAACAGGGCGTGGCTTTCTTCAACACGATGCGCGATCTGACAGCCACCGGATTCTTCACCAGCAAGATGGGCATCACCGACCTGGGTTATGTGGGTAACCAACCCAACCAGTGGAACGGCGTGCCGCAAGACGTGTTGGATCAGTATGGCTTGAAGTACGATGAGCGCACGCTGGAGATCAGCGTGAAGTTCGATGCGTAGGCATCCCTTCGATACGTAGAACAGGAACAATCAGAAACCCCAAATAAGACGTATGCCTTTAAAGAAAACGACCATTCCTTCGGTAAGCCGCAGGAATTTCATGAAGCAAGCCGGGCTTGCTGCAGCGGCCTTTACCATTGTGCCCCGTCATGTACTGGGCGGTGTGGGATATAAGGCCCCCAGCGACAAAATTTATGTAGCCGGCATTGGTGCGGGCGGAAAAGGCGAAGGCGACATTGCCCAGTTCGCGAAAAGCGGCAAGGCAGAGATCGCATTCCTTTGTGATGTGGACGATCGCCGCGCGGCGAAATCCGTTGCCGCCTTCCCGAAAGCGAAGTACTACAAGGACTATCGCATCATGCTCGAGAAAGAACACAAGAGCATCGATGCGGTTTCGGTCTCCACCCCCGACCACAACCACGCGGTGCAGGCCATGGCCGCCATGCAATTGGGCAAACACGTCTACGTTCAAAAACCTTTGACGCACGACATCTTTGAAGCCCGCGCATTGACGGAGGCTGCCAAGAAATACAAGGTCGTTACCCAAATGGGCAACCAGGGCTCGTCCGGCGACGGCGTGCGCCAATTGATGGAGTGGTACAACGCCGGCACGATCGGCGACGTGCACACCGTCTATTGCTGGACCAACCGCCCCGTTTGGCCACAAGGCATAGCATGGTCTGAAAACAAAGCACAAGTACCCAAAGAATTGGATTGGGATCTGTGGCTCGGCACCGCTCCCTACAAGGATTTTGTAGACAAGCTCGTTCCCTTTAACTGGCGCGGCTGGTGGGATTATGGCACCGGCGCCCTGGGCGACATGGGTTGCCACATTGTGGAACCACCGTTCCGCGTGTTGGGATTGAAATATCCCACGGATGTGACCGCCAGCGTCGGCAGCGTTTATGTTGACGAATTCAAACGCGGCTATTTCCCCGACAGCTGTCCTCCTTCTTCCTATGTGATCCTGACCTTCCCCGGCCAAAACGGAAAGTCGGACATCAAGATGCACTGGATGGACGGCGGCATTCAGCCCCCCAGACCCGAAGAACTGGGCCCCAACGAAACGATGGGCGACGGCGGCAACGGCGTGATCTTCATCGGCACAAAAGGCAAGATGATGTGCGGTACCTATGGTATGTACCCCAGCTTGCTGCCCACCTCGAAGAACAACGAAGTGAAAGTGACACAAACCATCAAGCGCGTTCCCAACGGCGCAGAAGGTCACTATGCTCAATGGGTGGAAGCGTGTCTCGCCGGCTACGGCAAAATGGAAGTGAGCTCCCCGTTCGAGATCGCCGGTCCGCTGACCGAAACGGTGTTGATGGGCAACCTCGCCATCCGCAGCCACGACGTGCGCTACCCGAAGAAAGACAAACCCGATCAGTTCGACTACCCCGGCCGCAACATCAAGTTGCTCTGGGATGGCGCAAACATGAAGGTGACCAACTTCGACGATGCCAACCAGTTTGTGAAACGCGAATACCGCAACGGGTGGAAGCTTTCATAGGTTGAAATATAAACGGTTTAGAGAGAGGCTGCTCATTTGGGCAGCCTCTTTGTTTTTTATAACATCCCCGGTTTCCATAAAAGAGCTATTTACAGTAGCCATAGCGTTGCCAATAGCCTTAGTCTTGAGTCTTTAGTTCTGAACAATGAGTTGATAGTGACTAAAAATTCACGACTCGTTCGACAAGCGTCTTTTGTCGAAAAAAATTTATCATCTGTTATCCGGAAATTGTAAGATATTACTCCTTTCGTGTTTTTCGTCGACCAACCAGAGCAGTCGCGTTTCTTTTCTTGTGGATTTTGTCTAATTTTTTACTGTTTAAAGAAATCATTCACGCTAAACAACCCGATCATGCCTTTGAAGAAAAAAGAAATTCCATCCCCGCATTCGCTTTCTCGAAGAGACTTCATTCGTAATGCAGGGGTTGCTGCTGCAGCCTTCACCATTCTGCCCCGCTTTGTGTTGGGCGGCAAAGGCTATGTTCCGCCCAGCGACACGCTCTACATCGCCGGCATTGGCGTGGGCGGAAAAG carries:
- a CDS encoding GMC family oxidoreductase; protein product: MPEFQIKKTQKAYDVCIVGSGAGGGMAAYVLANAGIKVVLLEAGPLYDPAKNVTQLKWPWESPRRGASTPLRNFGDFDAAYGGWELEGEPYTHKNGTEFDWFRSRMVGGRTNHWGRISLRFGPKDFKHRSHDGLGDDWPIGYEDVAPFYDKVDKLVGVFGSVENLPNEPDGIFLPPPKPRLHELFIKEGAKKMNIPVIPSRLSILTKAINKERGQCFYCSQCNRGCTVHADFSSSSVLVKPAIATGNVDIIPNAMVREVLTNDEGKATGVSFVNKDDKQEYSVTAKVVILAASACESARLMLNSKSSRHPNGLSNSSDVVGRYLHDSTGADMGGIIPKLIGRKRYNEDGVGGMHVYTPWWLDNKKLDFARGYHIEYYGGMGMPGYGFGFGIQGTNGKYPGRDGKVKDAGGYGASLKDDYRYFYGAAFGMSGRGEAIALRDNYCEIDPNTVDKYGIPVLRFHYKWSDHEIKQAKHMKETFAEIIHNSGGVVTWGNDGTKENQYGLEAPGRIIHEVGTTRMGNDPKNSALNKYNQAHECKNLFVVDGGPFVSQADKNPTWTILALSMRASEYIIDELKKQNL
- a CDS encoding Gfo/Idh/MocA family protein, with the translated sequence MPLKKTTIPSVSRRNFMKQAGLAAAAFTIVPRHVLGGVGYKAPSDKIYVAGIGAGGKGEGDIAQFAKSGKAEIAFLCDVDDRRAAKSVAAFPKAKYYKDYRIMLEKEHKSIDAVSVSTPDHNHAVQAMAAMQLGKHVYVQKPLTHDIFEARALTEAAKKYKVVTQMGNQGSSGDGVRQLMEWYNAGTIGDVHTVYCWTNRPVWPQGIAWSENKAQVPKELDWDLWLGTAPYKDFVDKLVPFNWRGWWDYGTGALGDMGCHIVEPPFRVLGLKYPTDVTASVGSVYVDEFKRGYFPDSCPPSSYVILTFPGQNGKSDIKMHWMDGGIQPPRPEELGPNETMGDGGNGVIFIGTKGKMMCGTYGMYPSLLPTSKNNEVKVTQTIKRVPNGAEGHYAQWVEACLAGYGKMEVSSPFEIAGPLTETVLMGNLAIRSHDVRYPKKDKPDQFDYPGRNIKLLWDGANMKVTNFDDANQFVKREYRNGWKLS
- a CDS encoding gluconate 2-dehydrogenase subunit 3 family protein; amino-acid sequence: MDRRKYLKTLAVGSVGAGVLLEACNTDKKPETTATAPAATELKYDRNAAEVEREAKLKAETFFDAHEMKTITVLADIIIPKDATSGSASEAGVPDFIAFIVKDMPRYQTPLRGGLKWLDLQCMNRFNADFASCTPQQQIELVDLIAYPEKAKPEHQQGVAFFNTMRDLTATGFFTSKMGITDLGYVGNQPNQWNGVPQDVLDQYGLKYDERTLEISVKFDA